A window of the Salmo trutta chromosome 25, fSalTru1.1, whole genome shotgun sequence genome harbors these coding sequences:
- the LOC115162579 gene encoding cathepsin L1 isoform X2, whose translation MKFLVVVAAALAVASAASLSLEDLEFHAWKLKFGKSYSSPVEESQRRSSWISNRKLVLVHNMLADQGIKSYRLGMTYFADMENEEYRRIISQRCLGSFNASKPRGGSTFLPMLGDNDLPTTMDWRDKGYVTSIKDQKGCGSCWAFSTTGSMEGQHYRKTNKLVSLSEQQLVDCSGEFGNMGCMGGLMDQAFEYIKSLAPGGLDTEDSYAYHAEDKKCHYKPDSLGATCTGYVDMTSGDESALQQAVATVGPVSVAIDAAHSSFQLYKSGVYDEPDCSSDQLDHGVLAVGYGTSDDGQDYWLVKNSWGLDWGDKGYIMMSRNKHNQCGIATASSYPLV comes from the exons GAAAGTCCTACAGCTCTCCAGTGGAGGAGTCTCAGCGCAGGAGTTCCTGGATCTCCAACCGCAAACTGGTGCTGGTCCACAACATGCTGGCTGACCAGGGCATCAAGTCCTATCGCCTGGGCATGACTTACTTCGCTGACATG GAAAACGAGGAGTACAGACGCATCATCTCCCAGCGCTGCCTGGGCTCCTTCAATGCCTCCAAGCCCCGCGGCGGCTCTACCTTCTTACCCATGCTTGGGGACAACGATCTGCCCACCACCATGGACTGGAGGGACAAGGGCTATGTCACCTCCATCAAGGATCAGAAGGGTTGTGGCTCCTGCTGGGCTTTCAGCAcg actGGCTCTATGGAAGGCCAGCACTACAGGAAGACCAATAAGCTGGTGTCCCTCAGTGAGCAGCAGCTGGTTGACTGCTCCGGCGAGTTTGGCAACATGGGCTGCATGGGTGGTCTCATGGACCAGGCCTTCGAGTACATCAAGTCCTTGGCCCCTGGAGGCCTGGACACTGAGGACTCCTATGCCTACCATGCTGAG GACAAGAAGTGCCACTACAAGCCAGACAGTCTGGGTGCCACCTGCACCGGGTACGTTGACATGACCAGCGGTGACGAGAGCGCCCTGCAGCAGGCCGTGGCCACCGTCGGACCTGTGTCTGTAGCCATTGATGCTGCACACTCCTCCTTCCAGCTCTACAAATCAG GTGTCTATGATGAGCCAGACTGCAGCAGCGATCAGCTGGATCATGGTGTGCTGGCTGTGGGCTATGGCACTAGTGATGATGGCCAGGACTACTGGCTGGTGAAGAACAG CTGGGGCCTTGACTGGGGAGATAAGGGCTACATAATGATGTCCAGGAATAAGCACAACCAGTGTGGCATCGCCACGGCCTCCAGCTACCCCCTGGTCTAA